A DNA window from Macadamia integrifolia cultivar HAES 741 chromosome 4, SCU_Mint_v3, whole genome shotgun sequence contains the following coding sequences:
- the LOC122077397 gene encoding pentatricopeptide repeat-containing protein At1g60770 codes for MALRGGRTKTVEKRSKKYLEEALYKKLFKEGTSETSVRTELNKFLKESKRVYKWEVGVAVKRLRELKRYYPALKLSEAMRKRGMNPTVSDQAIHLDIVAKAQGVAAAENYFINLPEESKNHLCYGALLNCYCKELKAEKAEALMEKMKELKFASSSMAYNSLMTLYMKTGQPDKIPAIIQEMKENDIKPDSFTYNVWMRALAAVNDIYGVERVIEEVKENSSVARDWTTYSNLASIYIDAGLNEKAEKALKQLEKINAHRNLSAFQFLITLYGRTGNLLEVYRVWRSLRLAFPKTANISYLNMIQVLVKLNDLPGAEKLFHEWESGRSTYDIRIANALIGTYAREGMLDKAKELQERARRSGAKPNAKTWEIFLNYYLKNGEMTLAVDCVINAISTGKGDGGKWVPSQEIIHTLMAHFERERDVDGAEGFVEILSKAEVSLGSEVFESLIRTYAASGKTSQSMRRRLKMENVEVSEKTKHLLNIVCLE; via the exons ATGGCGCTGCGTGGTGGCAGGACAAAGACTGTGGAGAAGCGTTCCAAGAAGTACTTGGAAGAAGCCTTGTATAAAAAGTTGTTCAAAGAAGGGACTTCAGAGACCAGTGTTCGAACCGAGCTGAATAAATTCCTGAAAGAATCCAAGAGAGTTTACAAATGGGAGGTGGGTGTTGCTGTCAAGAGGCTTCGTGAGCTGAAGAGGTACTATCCTGCTTTAAAG CTTTCAGAAGCCATGCGCAAGAGAGGCATGAACCCGACAGTCAGTGATCAAGCTATCCATCTTGATATTGTAGCTAAAGCCCAAGGTGTTGCTGCTGCAGAGAATTACTTCATTAATCTCCCTGAAGAGTCAAAGAACCACCTCTGCTATGGAGCCCTTCTCAACTGTTATTGCAAGGAACTAAAGGCAGAGAAGGCAGAAGCTCTTATGGAAAAGATGAAGGAACTTAAGTTTGCTTCAAGCTCCATGGCCTACAACAGTTTGATGACCCTGTACATGAAAACTGGGCAACCTGATAAAATCCCGGCCATAATACAGGAAATGAAGGAAAATGACATCAAGCCAGATTCTTTCACATACAATGTCTGGATGAGGGCTCTTGCTGCTGTCAATGACATCTATGGGGTTGAGAGGGTTATCGAGGAGGTGAAGGAGAATAGCAGTGTCGCTAGAGATTGGACGACATATAGCAATCTAGCCTCGATATATATTGATGCTGGCCTGAATGAGAAGGCAGAAAAGGCGCTAAAGCAACTTGAGAAGATAAATGCACATCGGAATCTTTCTGCTTTTCAGTTCCTGATCACACTGTATGGTCGGACAGGGAATCTGCTTGAAGTATATCGGGTATGGCGGTCTTTGAGGCTGGCTTTTCCAAAAACGGCAAATATAAGTTATCTGAATATGATCCAGGTTTTGGTGAAGTTAAATGATTTGCCGGGTGCTGAGAAACTTTTCCATGAATGGGAGTCTGGGCGCTCTACCTATGACATCAGGATTGCCAATGCTCTCATTGGTACCTATGCCAGAGAAGGTATGCTAGATAAGGCCAAAGAACTCCAAGAGCGAGCCAGGAGGAGTGGGGCAAAGCCTAATGCCAAGACGTGGGAGATATTTTTGAATTACTATTTGAAGAATGGAGAGATGACATTAGCTGTTGATTGTGTAATCAATGCTATTTCTACGGGAAAAGGGGATGGTGGGAAGTGGGTCCCATCGCAAGAGATAATTCATACTCTAATGGCACATTTTGAGCGAGAGAGGGATGTTGATGGTGCAGAAGGTTTTGTAGAGATTCTGAGTAAGGCTGAGGTTTCCCTTGGTAGTGAGGTGTTTGAATCTTTGATCCGGACATATGCAGCATCTGGAAAGACAAGCCAATCGATGCGTCGCCGGTTGAAGATGGAGAATGTTGAGGTCAGTGAGAAAACTAAGCATTTGCTTAACATAGTTTGTTTAGAATAG